From Sphingorhabdus sp. SMR4y:
TTGCCATCCAGTGCGGCCAGGACAACAGCCAATATCCGGTAATGACCCCTTCGGACTCCGCGTCCGAAAAATGGGGCTGGGAAATGGCGAAATTCATCGTCCAGGTCGCCGACTGCAACTACCACGAACTTTTCGTTCATCTTGCCGGTACCCATCTGGTCAGCGAAGCCATTGCCGTGGCCACCCGGCGCAATCTCGCCAATGTCCATCCGCTCTGGTCGTTGCTGGTACCGCATTTCGAGGGCACCTTGTTCATCAACAATCTGGCGGTGGAAACCCTGATCAACAAGGGTGGCCCGATCGACGACTTTTTTGGCGGCACGATCGAATCCAGCCAGCTCGCCGCCGTCCAGGCCCGCCTGTCCTTTGACTTTTACAAGAAAATGACGCCGGTGGATTTTGCCGAACGCAACGTCGCCGATCCCGCCTGTTTGCCGGACTATCCCTATCGCGATGACGCCATTCTGGTCTGGGATGCGATCCACGACTGGGCCGCGCAATATATCAACATCTATTATAGCGATGACGACGCCGTCACCGGCGACAGCGAGCTGGCCCTGTGGGTGTCCTCGATCGCATCGGAGGGTCATATCGTCGGCTTCCGACCGATCACCACCCGCGCCCAGCTCATCGACGTCTGCACGATGATCATCTTCACGGCCAGCGCCCAGCATGCGGCTGTCAATTTTCCACAGCGTACGCTGATGACGTTTGCGCCTGCAATCACCGGGGCAGGCTGGACAGCAGCGCCCGGCGAGCAGACCGGACACAGCAAGGAAGAATGGATCCAATATATGCCGCCCATGTCGCTGGGCTTGCTGCAATTGTCATCGCTCGAACTGTTGGGTTCGGTCTATTATCGACCGCTTGGCGACTATCGCACCAACCGCTTTCCCTACAAGCCCTGGTTCCAGGATCCGGTGATCACCGGTGATGAAGGACCACTGGCGCGTTTCCAGGCCGGGCTGCGAGCGGTGGAGTCGCGGATCATTGCCCGCAACCAGCGGCGCATGCATCCCTATGTCTATCTGCAACCGAGCCAGATTCCGACGAGCACCAATATCTAGCCAACGGGCCCTCGAGGGGACAATTTCCAACAGAAAGGCGCGCAGTCCCGGTTCAGGCCGGGCTGCGCGCGGCCAAAATGCGCTTGTTTCGTTTCTCTACTGCCTGAAATGCGCTAAAAACGCCAAGATTCGGGTCGGTTTTGCCGGTTTTTCCAAGCTTATCGAGCTGTTCGTAGAACCAGAATATGACGGCGAAACTGGCGACCGCCTTGACCGTCTGGAAGCGCATCAGAAAGCCCAGCCAGTCGGGGAGCAGGTGAAGCCTGTCCTCGAACCGTGGCAATGCTTCCAAATCTTCCATTAAACGCTTCGGCGCATCGGTCATGACGCACATCGGACGGCCAAGACCGATCAGGTCGGCAGCGCCGCTGGCGAGGGCTGTTTCCATCGCTGTCCGGGTCCGGAAGCCGCCGGTTACCATCAGCGGAACCTTGACCGTATCCTGCATCGCCTTGGCGAAATCGACGAAATAGGCTTCGCGCGCCTTGGTCGACGGCGCGACATTCTGCTCCTCCCTTTCCTCGATTCCGTCCGATCCCATAAGCGCGGGCTGTTCATAGGTGCCGCCGGAGATTTCGACCAGATCGACG
This genomic window contains:
- a CDS encoding lipoxygenase family protein gives rise to the protein MSFENASSIIATHTGAGEAVKRGASNPSLPQNDTPEQRVERREQINATSTQYQWTTDMASLPGVPLATHVPSDDQPSIEWWFKVLEVSIAILENVKAVLLKPIFSGLDEAAKKTVGDAMGDARDIAAKVEALREKHRVAEAGPGLEKSIEEAVQGADIEELKAHDSALRDILTIIVDILKAEEAAHTRSIEAYRDLYQTLPTPGIAYTFQDDDQFARLRVAGPNPMLLQGIDRIPDNFPVTAAQYAAVIGGDSLSEALEDGRVFLCDYNDLEVLVAGVWKGHAKYVYRPMALFAVPPGGSSLKPVAIQCGQDNSQYPVMTPSDSASEKWGWEMAKFIVQVADCNYHELFVHLAGTHLVSEAIAVATRRNLANVHPLWSLLVPHFEGTLFINNLAVETLINKGGPIDDFFGGTIESSQLAAVQARLSFDFYKKMTPVDFAERNVADPACLPDYPYRDDAILVWDAIHDWAAQYINIYYSDDDAVTGDSELALWVSSIASEGHIVGFRPITTRAQLIDVCTMIIFTASAQHAAVNFPQRTLMTFAPAITGAGWTAAPGEQTGHSKEEWIQYMPPMSLGLLQLSSLELLGSVYYRPLGDYRTNRFPYKPWFQDPVITGDEGPLARFQAGLRAVESRIIARNQRRMHPYVYLQPSQIPTSTNI